In a genomic window of Procambarus clarkii isolate CNS0578487 chromosome 12, FALCON_Pclarkii_2.0, whole genome shotgun sequence:
- the LOC138363967 gene encoding uncharacterized protein codes for MVSPRVVSARVVSARMVSARGVSARVVSARVVSARVVNARGESPRVVSPRVVSPRGVSARVVSARVVSARGVSPRVVSPRVVSPRGVSARVVSARVVSARGVSPRVVSPRVVSARVVSPRVVSAREVSARVVCV; via the coding sequence ATGGTGAGCCCTCGTGTGGTGAGCGCTCGTGTGGTGAGCGCTCGTATGGTGAGCGCTCGTGGGGTGAGCGCTCGTGTGGTGAGCGCTCGTGTGGTGAGCGCTCGTGTGGTGAACGCTCGTGGGGAGAGCCCTCGTGTGGTGAGCCCTCGTGTGGTGAGCCCTCGTGGGGTGAGCGCTCGTGTGGTGAGCGCTCGTGTGGTGAGCGCTCGTGGGGTGAGCCCTCGTGTGGTGAGCCCTCGTGTGGTGAGCCCTCGTGGGGTGAGCGCTCGTGTGGTGAGCGCTCGTGTGGTGAGCGCTCGTGGGGTGAGCCCTCGTGTGGTGAGCCCTCGTGTGGTGAGCGCTCGTGTGGTGAGCCCTCGTGTGGTGAGCGCTCGTGAGGTGAGCGCTCGTGTGGTGTGcgtgtaa